The Nocardioides houyundeii genome includes the window GGTCGTCACCAGGGTCTCCACCGCGGCGGCGTAGTCGTCCTCGAAGTCCTCGGGGTCGAAGTCCCCGGCGAGCGTCTCCACCAGCATCTGGGCCATCTTGACCTCGTTGGCCTTCACCTCTCCGGCGTCGATGGAGAAGTCGGGGGTGCGGATCTCGTCGGGCCACATCATGGTCTGCAGCACGATCACGTCGTCTCGCACGCGGAGCACCGCCACGGAGGTGCGCTGGCGCAGTGCGACGGTGACCACGGCCATCCGGTCGGCGTCCACCAGGGCCTGGCGCAGCAGCGCATAGGGCTTGGCCCCGGACTTCTCCGGCTCGAGGTAGTAGCTCTTCTCGAACAGCATGGGGTCGATCTGGTCGCTGGGCACGAACTTCTCCACCGCGATCTCCCGCGAGGAGGTGGAGGGCAGCTCGGCCAGGTCGTCGTCGGAGAGGATCACCATCTCGCCGTCCTCGGTCTCGTACCCCTTGGCGATGTCGGCGTACGGCACCTCCTCGCCGTCGATGGAGCAGACCCGCTGGTACTTGATGCGGCCCCCGTCCTTGGCGTGCACCTGACGGAAGGAGACGTCGTGGGACTCCGTCGCCGAGTACAGCTTGACCGGCACGTTCACCAGACCGAACGAGACCGAGCCCTTCCAGATCGCACGCACCTTGTTCTCCTCCGTTGGCCGATACCGGCGTCCAGTATCGCCCGAGAGAGCTCCCATCCGCGAGGATGGACGCCGTGCGTCCGATGCTTGCCACCAAGACCGACCGTGTGCCCACCGGCGAGGGCTGGATCCACGAGGTGAAGTGGGACGGCATGCGGGTGCTGGCGGAGGTCTCCGAGACCGGCGCCCGGCTGTGGAGCCGCAACGAGAACGACGTGACGGTCTCGTTCCCCGAGCTCGCCGGGATGACCGGTCCTGGTGTGCTGCTGGACGGCGAGGTCGTGGCGTTCGACGAGGGACGGCCCAGCTTCGGCGCCCTGGCGACGAGGATGCACCAGCGCAACGCCCGTCGGGCCGCCGCGCTCGCGGACAGCCGTCCGGTGACGTTCCTGGTCTTCGACGTGCTGCGCGTGGGGTCGCGAGACCTCACCGGCGAGCCCCTGTCCCGGCGCCGCGAGCTGCTGGAGGGCCTGGGACTGGGCGACGACCGGTGCCAGGTGCCGCCGGTGTACGACGACGGCCCGATGCTGATGACCGCGACCCGGGAGCAGCGGCTCGAGGGCGTGGTCAGTAAGCGGCTCGCCTCCCGCTATCACCCGGGGGTGCGGAGCCCCGACTGGCGCAAGCTCCCGCACCGGGACCGGACCTC containing:
- a CDS encoding Ku protein, with the translated sequence MRAIWKGSVSFGLVNVPVKLYSATESHDVSFRQVHAKDGGRIKYQRVCSIDGEEVPYADIAKGYETEDGEMVILSDDDLAELPSTSSREIAVEKFVPSDQIDPMLFEKSYYLEPEKSGAKPYALLRQALVDADRMAVVTVALRQRTSVAVLRVRDDVIVLQTMMWPDEIRTPDFSIDAGEVKANEVKMAQMLVETLAGDFDPEDFEDDYAAAVETLVTTKIEGGEVKRTATATKSSGEVVDLLAALQKSVNAAKKARGEDVPTADEPADEPADEAPAKGAAEGAAKGAAAKKATAKKAPAKKAAARKTTAKKTAAKKVAAKKAS
- a CDS encoding ATP-dependent DNA ligase, which produces MLATKTDRVPTGEGWIHEVKWDGMRVLAEVSETGARLWSRNENDVTVSFPELAGMTGPGVLLDGEVVAFDEGRPSFGALATRMHQRNARRAAALADSRPVTFLVFDVLRVGSRDLTGEPLSRRRELLEGLGLGDDRCQVPPVYDDGPMLMTATREQRLEGVVSKRLASRYHPGVRSPDWRKLPHRDRTSWVVGGWRPETGSADRLGALLVGEPTPAGLVYRGRVGSGIAGSAGPLLATLLGPLALDSSPFVDEVPRVDSVGTRWVRPEVVVDVESLGFSHHDRLRQPSYQGVRSDLSVADLLADAEGDQGQADRGQEEHR